The following are encoded together in the Buteo buteo chromosome 2, bButBut1.hap1.1, whole genome shotgun sequence genome:
- the NCOA5 gene encoding nuclear receptor coactivator 5 isoform X4 produces MARGRKSNSIKQSDFTNSTNPQDLERRLFVGNLPTDHMSREEMEEIFSKYGKIRALSMYHGYGFVQYDRLEDVQAALDGEKGRLYKGYRLDIKKAVERRNMNKASSRSSPARREPYAYGDGRDARRDRSPLRGSPRRDPRDGRDGRNGRDSRDTRDIRARDMRDARDHRDPRDLRDPRDIRDPRDLRDPRDVRDLRDPREPLYDRYRDPRDMRNPRDVRDPRDMRDPWDMRDPRDPLYRRDEAYDRYLRLEDYYRRKDDSYYDRYKEHFDRAPVNSEDRLKREERRREELYRQYYEEIKRRFDAERPVDCSVIVVNKQTKEYAESVGRKVRDLGMVVDLIFLNTEMSLTQALDDVSRGGSPFAIVITQQHQVHRSCTVNIMFGTPQEHRNMPQADAMVLVARNYERYKTESREKEREEIARQAAKMADEAVLQERERPPPMEEGVRGGHPPGIQTLLNLLADNRYLTAEETDKHPCQDSLWGHLQDRLWVVSPAFQALRLIRVRSLWSLLLLFQCLLLTLSRSFKQKSSVSSTAGQQQQQLLQQTAVLQPLRALQVALRTRTLLTWPAVRPGQHR; encoded by the exons ATGGCTCGAGGACGCAAGAGCAATAGCATCAAACAGAGCGACTTCACTAACAGCACCAATCCTCAGGATTTAGAGAGAAGACTTTTTGTCGGCAATTTGCCCACAGACCACATGAGTCgtgaagaaatggaagagatattttcaaaatatggcAAAATCAGGG CCCTCAGCATGTACCATGGCTATGGGTTCGTGCAGTATGACCGTCTAGAAGATGTCCAGGCCGCTCTGGACGGTGAGAAGGGTCGCCTTTATAAAGGGTATAGATTAG ATATTAAGAAAGcagtggaaagaagaaatatgaataAGGCTTCATCAAGGTCCAGTCCGGCACGAAG AGAGCCATATGCCTACGGGGATGGCCGAGATGCTAGACGTGACCGCTCCCCTCTTCGGGGGAGCCCACGGAGAGACCCCAGAGATGGCAGGGATGGTAGAAACGGGCGAGATTCCAGAGACACTCGAGACATTCGAGCTAGAGACATGCGTGACGCCAGAGACCACAGGGACCCACGGGACCTGCGAGACCCACGGGATATCAGGGATCCAAGAGACTTGCGGGACCCTCGTGATGTTAGAGATCTTCGTGACCCACGGGAGCCACTGTATGATCGATACAGGGATCCACGGGATATGAGAAATCCACGAGATGTGAGGGATCCACGGGATATGAGGGATCCATGGGATATGAGAGACCCTCGGGACCCTTTGTACAG ACGAGATGAAGCTTATGACCGTTACCTTCGCCTTGAAGACTACTATCGGCGGAAGGATGACTCTTACTATGACCGTTACAAAGAGCATTTTGATAGAGCACCAGTGAATTCAGAAG ACCGTCTGAAGCGTGAGGAGCGGCGCCGAGAGGAGCTGTACCGTCAGTACTATGAGGAAATCAAGAGACGTTTTGATGCAGAGAGACCTGTGGATTGTTCTGTGATAGTGGTGAATAAACAGACAAA GGAGTACGCGGAGTCAGTGGGGCGGAAGGTGCGGGATCTGGGCATGGTAGTGGACCTGATCTTCCTCAACACAGAGATGTCACTGACGCAAGCCCTGGACGATGTGAGCAGAGGAGGGTCTCCTTTTGCCATTGTCATCACCCAGCAGCATCAAGTTCACCGCTCTTGCACTGTTAACATCATGTTTGGCACCCCACAAG AACACCGCAACATGCCCCAAGCTGATGCCATGGTGCTGGTGGCAAGGAATTATGAGCGCTACAAAACAGAGTCACGGGAGAAGGAGCGTGAGGAAATCGCCCGGCAGGCTGCCAAGATGGCAGATGAAGCTGTTCTGCAGGAGCGGGAGCGCCCACCCCCCATGGAGGAGGGTGTCAGAGGAGGTCACCCTCCGGGGATTCAGACTCTCTTGAACCTGCTGGCTGACAATCGCTATCTAACTGCTGAGGAGACTGATAAA caTCCATGTCAAGACAGTCTTTGGGGGCACCTTCAGGATCGTCTCTGGGTAGTCAGTCCAGCCTTCCAAGCTCTCAGGCTCATCAGGGTTCGCAGCCTCTGGTCTCTGCTCcttctgttccagtgtcttCTTCTAACCCTCAGCAGGAGCTTCAAGCAAAAATCCTCAGTCTCTTCAACAgcggggcagcagcagcagcagctgctgcagcaaacaGCAGTTCTACAGCCTCTGCGGGCTCTTCAGGTGGCACTCCGAACCAGAACTTTGCTAACATGGCCAGCGGTCAGGCCCGGTCAGCACAGATGA
- the NCOA5 gene encoding nuclear receptor coactivator 5 isoform X3 translates to MNKASSRSSPARREPYAYGDGRDARRDRSPLRGSPRRDPRDGRDGRNGRDSRDTRDIRARDMRDARDHRDPRDLRDPRDIRDPRDLRDPRDVRDLRDPREPLYDRYRDPRDMRNPRDVRDPRDMRDPWDMRDPRDPLYRRDEAYDRYLRLEDYYRRKDDSYYDRYKEHFDRAPVNSEDRLKREERRREELYRQYYEEIKRRFDAERPVDCSVIVVNKQTKEYAESVGRKVRDLGMVVDLIFLNTEMSLTQALDDVSRGGSPFAIVITQQHQVHRSCTVNIMFGTPQEHRNMPQADAMVLVARNYERYKTESREKEREEIARQAAKMADEAVLQERERPPPMEEGVRGGHPPGIQTLLNLLADNRYLTAEETDKVINYLRDRKERLLRGSTDSLQASMSRQSLGAPSGSSLGSQSSLPSSQAHQGSQPLVSAPSVPVSSSNPQQELQAKILSLFNSGAAAAAAAAANSSSTASAGSSGGTPNQNFANMASGQARSAQMSAGNLNQAQQRLQTPSTQLPALQGTSRNAGPRPGAPPQAQSLYGQHQNRLPAPGNVPAQRPVSSGINFDNPSVQKALDTLIQSGPALSHLVSQTVAQGRAGSSAQQPMGSYQRHY, encoded by the exons atgaataAGGCTTCATCAAGGTCCAGTCCGGCACGAAG AGAGCCATATGCCTACGGGGATGGCCGAGATGCTAGACGTGACCGCTCCCCTCTTCGGGGGAGCCCACGGAGAGACCCCAGAGATGGCAGGGATGGTAGAAACGGGCGAGATTCCAGAGACACTCGAGACATTCGAGCTAGAGACATGCGTGACGCCAGAGACCACAGGGACCCACGGGACCTGCGAGACCCACGGGATATCAGGGATCCAAGAGACTTGCGGGACCCTCGTGATGTTAGAGATCTTCGTGACCCACGGGAGCCACTGTATGATCGATACAGGGATCCACGGGATATGAGAAATCCACGAGATGTGAGGGATCCACGGGATATGAGGGATCCATGGGATATGAGAGACCCTCGGGACCCTTTGTACAG ACGAGATGAAGCTTATGACCGTTACCTTCGCCTTGAAGACTACTATCGGCGGAAGGATGACTCTTACTATGACCGTTACAAAGAGCATTTTGATAGAGCACCAGTGAATTCAGAAG ACCGTCTGAAGCGTGAGGAGCGGCGCCGAGAGGAGCTGTACCGTCAGTACTATGAGGAAATCAAGAGACGTTTTGATGCAGAGAGACCTGTGGATTGTTCTGTGATAGTGGTGAATAAACAGACAAA GGAGTACGCGGAGTCAGTGGGGCGGAAGGTGCGGGATCTGGGCATGGTAGTGGACCTGATCTTCCTCAACACAGAGATGTCACTGACGCAAGCCCTGGACGATGTGAGCAGAGGAGGGTCTCCTTTTGCCATTGTCATCACCCAGCAGCATCAAGTTCACCGCTCTTGCACTGTTAACATCATGTTTGGCACCCCACAAG AACACCGCAACATGCCCCAAGCTGATGCCATGGTGCTGGTGGCAAGGAATTATGAGCGCTACAAAACAGAGTCACGGGAGAAGGAGCGTGAGGAAATCGCCCGGCAGGCTGCCAAGATGGCAGATGAAGCTGTTCTGCAGGAGCGGGAGCGCCCACCCCCCATGGAGGAGGGTGTCAGAGGAGGTCACCCTCCGGGGATTCAGACTCTCTTGAACCTGCTGGCTGACAATCGCTATCTAACTGCTGAGGAGACTGATAAAGTAATTAATTACTTGAGAGACCGGAAGGAACGGTTACTGAGGGGAAGCACTGATTCTCTGCAGG caTCCATGTCAAGACAGTCTTTGGGGGCACCTTCAGGATCGTCTCTGGGTAGTCAGTCCAGCCTTCCAAGCTCTCAGGCTCATCAGGGTTCGCAGCCTCTGGTCTCTGCTCcttctgttccagtgtcttCTTCTAACCCTCAGCAGGAGCTTCAAGCAAAAATCCTCAGTCTCTTCAACAgcggggcagcagcagcagcagctgctgcagcaaacaGCAGTTCTACAGCCTCTGCGGGCTCTTCAGGTGGCACTCCGAACCAGAACTTTGCTAACATGGCCAGCGGTCAGGCCCGGTCAGCACAGATGAGTGCTGGAAATTTAAACCAGGCTCAGCAGAGATTGCAGACTCCAAGCACGCAGCTTCCTGCTCTCCAAGGCACTTCAAGAAATGCGGGTCCAAGACCTGGAGCTCCTCCACAAGCTCAGTCGCTCTATGGTCAGCACCAAAATCGCCTCCCTGCGCCTGGCAACGTACCTGCTCAAAGGCCAGTATCTTCTGGTATCAACTTTGACAACCCTAGTGTACAGAAAGCCTTGGACACCCTTATCCAGAGTGGTCCTGCACTCTCCCACCTAGTGAGCCAAACCGTGGCCCAGGGGCGAGCAGGGTCCTCCGCCCAGCAACCTATGGGTTCCTACCAGCGACACTATTAA
- the NCOA5 gene encoding nuclear receptor coactivator 5 isoform X2: MPVLLCIPQHSWVSNHQSPCTDSAHPSPYCPLYLTLNLGTSDSLAASAVLSREPYAYGDGRDARRDRSPLRGSPRRDPRDGRDGRNGRDSRDTRDIRARDMRDARDHRDPRDLRDPRDIRDPRDLRDPRDVRDLRDPREPLYDRYRDPRDMRNPRDVRDPRDMRDPWDMRDPRDPLYRRDEAYDRYLRLEDYYRRKDDSYYDRYKEHFDRAPVNSEDRLKREERRREELYRQYYEEIKRRFDAERPVDCSVIVVNKQTKEYAESVGRKVRDLGMVVDLIFLNTEMSLTQALDDVSRGGSPFAIVITQQHQVHRSCTVNIMFGTPQEHRNMPQADAMVLVARNYERYKTESREKEREEIARQAAKMADEAVLQERERPPPMEEGVRGGHPPGIQTLLNLLADNRYLTAEETDKVINYLRDRKERLLRGSTDSLQASMSRQSLGAPSGSSLGSQSSLPSSQAHQGSQPLVSAPSVPVSSSNPQQELQAKILSLFNSGAAAAAAAAANSSSTASAGSSGGTPNQNFANMASGQARSAQMSAGNLNQAQQRLQTPSTQLPALQGTSRNAGPRPGAPPQAQSLYGQHQNRLPAPGNVPAQRPVSSGINFDNPSVQKALDTLIQSGPALSHLVSQTVAQGRAGSSAQQPMGSYQRHY, encoded by the exons ATGCCAGTGCTCCTGTGTAtcccccagcacagctgggtgTCTAACCACCAAAGCCCATGCACAGACTCCGCACATCCGTCTCCTTACTGTCCGCTCTACCTGACACTGAACTTGGGCACATCTGACTcacttgctgcttctgctgttctCTCCAG AGAGCCATATGCCTACGGGGATGGCCGAGATGCTAGACGTGACCGCTCCCCTCTTCGGGGGAGCCCACGGAGAGACCCCAGAGATGGCAGGGATGGTAGAAACGGGCGAGATTCCAGAGACACTCGAGACATTCGAGCTAGAGACATGCGTGACGCCAGAGACCACAGGGACCCACGGGACCTGCGAGACCCACGGGATATCAGGGATCCAAGAGACTTGCGGGACCCTCGTGATGTTAGAGATCTTCGTGACCCACGGGAGCCACTGTATGATCGATACAGGGATCCACGGGATATGAGAAATCCACGAGATGTGAGGGATCCACGGGATATGAGGGATCCATGGGATATGAGAGACCCTCGGGACCCTTTGTACAG ACGAGATGAAGCTTATGACCGTTACCTTCGCCTTGAAGACTACTATCGGCGGAAGGATGACTCTTACTATGACCGTTACAAAGAGCATTTTGATAGAGCACCAGTGAATTCAGAAG ACCGTCTGAAGCGTGAGGAGCGGCGCCGAGAGGAGCTGTACCGTCAGTACTATGAGGAAATCAAGAGACGTTTTGATGCAGAGAGACCTGTGGATTGTTCTGTGATAGTGGTGAATAAACAGACAAA GGAGTACGCGGAGTCAGTGGGGCGGAAGGTGCGGGATCTGGGCATGGTAGTGGACCTGATCTTCCTCAACACAGAGATGTCACTGACGCAAGCCCTGGACGATGTGAGCAGAGGAGGGTCTCCTTTTGCCATTGTCATCACCCAGCAGCATCAAGTTCACCGCTCTTGCACTGTTAACATCATGTTTGGCACCCCACAAG AACACCGCAACATGCCCCAAGCTGATGCCATGGTGCTGGTGGCAAGGAATTATGAGCGCTACAAAACAGAGTCACGGGAGAAGGAGCGTGAGGAAATCGCCCGGCAGGCTGCCAAGATGGCAGATGAAGCTGTTCTGCAGGAGCGGGAGCGCCCACCCCCCATGGAGGAGGGTGTCAGAGGAGGTCACCCTCCGGGGATTCAGACTCTCTTGAACCTGCTGGCTGACAATCGCTATCTAACTGCTGAGGAGACTGATAAAGTAATTAATTACTTGAGAGACCGGAAGGAACGGTTACTGAGGGGAAGCACTGATTCTCTGCAGG caTCCATGTCAAGACAGTCTTTGGGGGCACCTTCAGGATCGTCTCTGGGTAGTCAGTCCAGCCTTCCAAGCTCTCAGGCTCATCAGGGTTCGCAGCCTCTGGTCTCTGCTCcttctgttccagtgtcttCTTCTAACCCTCAGCAGGAGCTTCAAGCAAAAATCCTCAGTCTCTTCAACAgcggggcagcagcagcagcagctgctgcagcaaacaGCAGTTCTACAGCCTCTGCGGGCTCTTCAGGTGGCACTCCGAACCAGAACTTTGCTAACATGGCCAGCGGTCAGGCCCGGTCAGCACAGATGAGTGCTGGAAATTTAAACCAGGCTCAGCAGAGATTGCAGACTCCAAGCACGCAGCTTCCTGCTCTCCAAGGCACTTCAAGAAATGCGGGTCCAAGACCTGGAGCTCCTCCACAAGCTCAGTCGCTCTATGGTCAGCACCAAAATCGCCTCCCTGCGCCTGGCAACGTACCTGCTCAAAGGCCAGTATCTTCTGGTATCAACTTTGACAACCCTAGTGTACAGAAAGCCTTGGACACCCTTATCCAGAGTGGTCCTGCACTCTCCCACCTAGTGAGCCAAACCGTGGCCCAGGGGCGAGCAGGGTCCTCCGCCCAGCAACCTATGGGTTCCTACCAGCGACACTATTAA
- the NCOA5 gene encoding nuclear receptor coactivator 5 isoform X5, producing the protein MRDARDHRDPRDLRDPRDIRDPRDLRDPRDVRDLRDPREPLYDRYRDPRDMRNPRDVRDPRDMRDPWDMRDPRDPLYRRDEAYDRYLRLEDYYRRKDDSYYDRYKEHFDRAPVNSEDRLKREERRREELYRQYYEEIKRRFDAERPVDCSVIVVNKQTKEYAESVGRKVRDLGMVVDLIFLNTEMSLTQALDDVSRGGSPFAIVITQQHQVHRSCTVNIMFGTPQEHRNMPQADAMVLVARNYERYKTESREKEREEIARQAAKMADEAVLQERERPPPMEEGVRGGHPPGIQTLLNLLADNRYLTAEETDKVINYLRDRKERLLRGSTDSLQASMSRQSLGAPSGSSLGSQSSLPSSQAHQGSQPLVSAPSVPVSSSNPQQELQAKILSLFNSGAAAAAAAAANSSSTASAGSSGGTPNQNFANMASGQARSAQMSAGNLNQAQQRLQTPSTQLPALQGTSRNAGPRPGAPPQAQSLYGQHQNRLPAPGNVPAQRPVSSGINFDNPSVQKALDTLIQSGPALSHLVSQTVAQGRAGSSAQQPMGSYQRHY; encoded by the exons ATGCGTGACGCCAGAGACCACAGGGACCCACGGGACCTGCGAGACCCACGGGATATCAGGGATCCAAGAGACTTGCGGGACCCTCGTGATGTTAGAGATCTTCGTGACCCACGGGAGCCACTGTATGATCGATACAGGGATCCACGGGATATGAGAAATCCACGAGATGTGAGGGATCCACGGGATATGAGGGATCCATGGGATATGAGAGACCCTCGGGACCCTTTGTACAG ACGAGATGAAGCTTATGACCGTTACCTTCGCCTTGAAGACTACTATCGGCGGAAGGATGACTCTTACTATGACCGTTACAAAGAGCATTTTGATAGAGCACCAGTGAATTCAGAAG ACCGTCTGAAGCGTGAGGAGCGGCGCCGAGAGGAGCTGTACCGTCAGTACTATGAGGAAATCAAGAGACGTTTTGATGCAGAGAGACCTGTGGATTGTTCTGTGATAGTGGTGAATAAACAGACAAA GGAGTACGCGGAGTCAGTGGGGCGGAAGGTGCGGGATCTGGGCATGGTAGTGGACCTGATCTTCCTCAACACAGAGATGTCACTGACGCAAGCCCTGGACGATGTGAGCAGAGGAGGGTCTCCTTTTGCCATTGTCATCACCCAGCAGCATCAAGTTCACCGCTCTTGCACTGTTAACATCATGTTTGGCACCCCACAAG AACACCGCAACATGCCCCAAGCTGATGCCATGGTGCTGGTGGCAAGGAATTATGAGCGCTACAAAACAGAGTCACGGGAGAAGGAGCGTGAGGAAATCGCCCGGCAGGCTGCCAAGATGGCAGATGAAGCTGTTCTGCAGGAGCGGGAGCGCCCACCCCCCATGGAGGAGGGTGTCAGAGGAGGTCACCCTCCGGGGATTCAGACTCTCTTGAACCTGCTGGCTGACAATCGCTATCTAACTGCTGAGGAGACTGATAAAGTAATTAATTACTTGAGAGACCGGAAGGAACGGTTACTGAGGGGAAGCACTGATTCTCTGCAGG caTCCATGTCAAGACAGTCTTTGGGGGCACCTTCAGGATCGTCTCTGGGTAGTCAGTCCAGCCTTCCAAGCTCTCAGGCTCATCAGGGTTCGCAGCCTCTGGTCTCTGCTCcttctgttccagtgtcttCTTCTAACCCTCAGCAGGAGCTTCAAGCAAAAATCCTCAGTCTCTTCAACAgcggggcagcagcagcagcagctgctgcagcaaacaGCAGTTCTACAGCCTCTGCGGGCTCTTCAGGTGGCACTCCGAACCAGAACTTTGCTAACATGGCCAGCGGTCAGGCCCGGTCAGCACAGATGAGTGCTGGAAATTTAAACCAGGCTCAGCAGAGATTGCAGACTCCAAGCACGCAGCTTCCTGCTCTCCAAGGCACTTCAAGAAATGCGGGTCCAAGACCTGGAGCTCCTCCACAAGCTCAGTCGCTCTATGGTCAGCACCAAAATCGCCTCCCTGCGCCTGGCAACGTACCTGCTCAAAGGCCAGTATCTTCTGGTATCAACTTTGACAACCCTAGTGTACAGAAAGCCTTGGACACCCTTATCCAGAGTGGTCCTGCACTCTCCCACCTAGTGAGCCAAACCGTGGCCCAGGGGCGAGCAGGGTCCTCCGCCCAGCAACCTATGGGTTCCTACCAGCGACACTATTAA
- the NCOA5 gene encoding nuclear receptor coactivator 5 isoform X1, with protein MARGRKSNSIKQSDFTNSTNPQDLERRLFVGNLPTDHMSREEMEEIFSKYGKIRALSMYHGYGFVQYDRLEDVQAALDGEKGRLYKGYRLDIKKAVERRNMNKASSRSSPARREPYAYGDGRDARRDRSPLRGSPRRDPRDGRDGRNGRDSRDTRDIRARDMRDARDHRDPRDLRDPRDIRDPRDLRDPRDVRDLRDPREPLYDRYRDPRDMRNPRDVRDPRDMRDPWDMRDPRDPLYRRDEAYDRYLRLEDYYRRKDDSYYDRYKEHFDRAPVNSEDRLKREERRREELYRQYYEEIKRRFDAERPVDCSVIVVNKQTKEYAESVGRKVRDLGMVVDLIFLNTEMSLTQALDDVSRGGSPFAIVITQQHQVHRSCTVNIMFGTPQEHRNMPQADAMVLVARNYERYKTESREKEREEIARQAAKMADEAVLQERERPPPMEEGVRGGHPPGIQTLLNLLADNRYLTAEETDKVINYLRDRKERLLRGSTDSLQASMSRQSLGAPSGSSLGSQSSLPSSQAHQGSQPLVSAPSVPVSSSNPQQELQAKILSLFNSGAAAAAAAAANSSSTASAGSSGGTPNQNFANMASGQARSAQMSAGNLNQAQQRLQTPSTQLPALQGTSRNAGPRPGAPPQAQSLYGQHQNRLPAPGNVPAQRPVSSGINFDNPSVQKALDTLIQSGPALSHLVSQTVAQGRAGSSAQQPMGSYQRHY; from the exons ATGGCTCGAGGACGCAAGAGCAATAGCATCAAACAGAGCGACTTCACTAACAGCACCAATCCTCAGGATTTAGAGAGAAGACTTTTTGTCGGCAATTTGCCCACAGACCACATGAGTCgtgaagaaatggaagagatattttcaaaatatggcAAAATCAGGG CCCTCAGCATGTACCATGGCTATGGGTTCGTGCAGTATGACCGTCTAGAAGATGTCCAGGCCGCTCTGGACGGTGAGAAGGGTCGCCTTTATAAAGGGTATAGATTAG ATATTAAGAAAGcagtggaaagaagaaatatgaataAGGCTTCATCAAGGTCCAGTCCGGCACGAAG AGAGCCATATGCCTACGGGGATGGCCGAGATGCTAGACGTGACCGCTCCCCTCTTCGGGGGAGCCCACGGAGAGACCCCAGAGATGGCAGGGATGGTAGAAACGGGCGAGATTCCAGAGACACTCGAGACATTCGAGCTAGAGACATGCGTGACGCCAGAGACCACAGGGACCCACGGGACCTGCGAGACCCACGGGATATCAGGGATCCAAGAGACTTGCGGGACCCTCGTGATGTTAGAGATCTTCGTGACCCACGGGAGCCACTGTATGATCGATACAGGGATCCACGGGATATGAGAAATCCACGAGATGTGAGGGATCCACGGGATATGAGGGATCCATGGGATATGAGAGACCCTCGGGACCCTTTGTACAG ACGAGATGAAGCTTATGACCGTTACCTTCGCCTTGAAGACTACTATCGGCGGAAGGATGACTCTTACTATGACCGTTACAAAGAGCATTTTGATAGAGCACCAGTGAATTCAGAAG ACCGTCTGAAGCGTGAGGAGCGGCGCCGAGAGGAGCTGTACCGTCAGTACTATGAGGAAATCAAGAGACGTTTTGATGCAGAGAGACCTGTGGATTGTTCTGTGATAGTGGTGAATAAACAGACAAA GGAGTACGCGGAGTCAGTGGGGCGGAAGGTGCGGGATCTGGGCATGGTAGTGGACCTGATCTTCCTCAACACAGAGATGTCACTGACGCAAGCCCTGGACGATGTGAGCAGAGGAGGGTCTCCTTTTGCCATTGTCATCACCCAGCAGCATCAAGTTCACCGCTCTTGCACTGTTAACATCATGTTTGGCACCCCACAAG AACACCGCAACATGCCCCAAGCTGATGCCATGGTGCTGGTGGCAAGGAATTATGAGCGCTACAAAACAGAGTCACGGGAGAAGGAGCGTGAGGAAATCGCCCGGCAGGCTGCCAAGATGGCAGATGAAGCTGTTCTGCAGGAGCGGGAGCGCCCACCCCCCATGGAGGAGGGTGTCAGAGGAGGTCACCCTCCGGGGATTCAGACTCTCTTGAACCTGCTGGCTGACAATCGCTATCTAACTGCTGAGGAGACTGATAAAGTAATTAATTACTTGAGAGACCGGAAGGAACGGTTACTGAGGGGAAGCACTGATTCTCTGCAGG caTCCATGTCAAGACAGTCTTTGGGGGCACCTTCAGGATCGTCTCTGGGTAGTCAGTCCAGCCTTCCAAGCTCTCAGGCTCATCAGGGTTCGCAGCCTCTGGTCTCTGCTCcttctgttccagtgtcttCTTCTAACCCTCAGCAGGAGCTTCAAGCAAAAATCCTCAGTCTCTTCAACAgcggggcagcagcagcagcagctgctgcagcaaacaGCAGTTCTACAGCCTCTGCGGGCTCTTCAGGTGGCACTCCGAACCAGAACTTTGCTAACATGGCCAGCGGTCAGGCCCGGTCAGCACAGATGAGTGCTGGAAATTTAAACCAGGCTCAGCAGAGATTGCAGACTCCAAGCACGCAGCTTCCTGCTCTCCAAGGCACTTCAAGAAATGCGGGTCCAAGACCTGGAGCTCCTCCACAAGCTCAGTCGCTCTATGGTCAGCACCAAAATCGCCTCCCTGCGCCTGGCAACGTACCTGCTCAAAGGCCAGTATCTTCTGGTATCAACTTTGACAACCCTAGTGTACAGAAAGCCTTGGACACCCTTATCCAGAGTGGTCCTGCACTCTCCCACCTAGTGAGCCAAACCGTGGCCCAGGGGCGAGCAGGGTCCTCCGCCCAGCAACCTATGGGTTCCTACCAGCGACACTATTAA